A genomic window from Brassica oleracea var. oleracea cultivar TO1000 chromosome C8, BOL, whole genome shotgun sequence includes:
- the LOC106308028 gene encoding receptor-like protein 12, protein MGKPCFHVSSISSFLSCLFFLSFFVNSLVSLPFPRPDQIEILMAFKDEFPILKCDFKKCSTSKQITKYWTSKDVNSFVGVEFSSETGVVTELHLRGACLSGSLSANSSLFRFHDLGYLDLSYNYFDSFSFLPELGKLTNLEVLFLDNMGLTGEIPSSFSSLNRLTELVVSENELFGSFSPLLNLSKLSFLDFSNNHFSGNVPSSLLTMPFLSILGLSQNHFIDSLETINCSSSSKLETLYLDHNHLSGLILEPLSKLTNLRYLYLDSQNTTNPINFASSLGFNSLETLYLSGNAISRLNTGSPNLKTLLLDNCNLNEFPTFIKNLQKLEYLDIANNRLKGEVPNWLWSMPSLVYLYLSHNSLDSFEGSPKMLLNSSLRELDLRSNDFRGSLPIISPRLRFMLASNNSFTGDIPLSLCNQSYLGVLDLSHNNFSGSIPRCLITSEVEALNLRNNNLIGRLPDTFHKNSSLISLDVSHNQITGKLPRSLTNCTYLEYLNVEGNRIVDTFPFWLKDLWYLQVIVLRSNMFHGPIYSPHHHLSFPQLQMVDISRNKFTGRLPQDYFVTLSIPLISIPQKERELSYLGDHYWYLNKYNLSMYLRNKGINMELEKILETYTAIDFSENNLGGQIPESIGLLKSLIVLNLSNNDFTGHIPSSWAYLTSLESLDLSQNQLTGKIPQELATLSFLEYINVSHNKLTGQIPHSTQIGGQPKSSFEGNLNLCGLPLEESCFGDKAPSTPEAQEPEPPKQEQVLNWKAAAIGYGPGVLFGLAIGQVLYSYKPVLFFKLFRI, encoded by the coding sequence ATGGGGAAACCGTGTTTCCATGTTTCTTCCATCTCCTCTTTCTTATCTTGTCTTTTTTTCTTGAGCTTCTTTGTCAACAGTCTTGTGTCTCTACCGTTTCCTCGTCCGGACCAAATCGAGATCCTTATGGCGTTTAAGGACGAGTTTCCAATCCTGAAATGTGACTTCAAAAAGTGTTCTACCTCAAAACAAATAACAAAATATTGGACCAGCAAAGACGTTAATTCCTTTGTTGGGGTTGAATTTTCTAGCGAGACTGGTGTAGTGACAGAACTACATCTACGTGGTGCATGTCTCAGTGGCAGTCTCAGTGCTAATAGTAGCCTTTTCAGGTTCCACGACCTCGGGTACCTCGATCTCTCTTACAACTACTTTGACTCCTTCTCGTTCCTCCCCGAACTTGGCAAACTCACAAACTTAGAGGTCTTGTTTCTTGATAATATGGGCTTAACCGGTGAAATTCCATCTTCATTCAGTAGCCTAAACCGTCTAACGGAGTTGGTCGTTTCAGAAAACGAGCTTTTCGGCAGTTTTTCCCCTCTACTCAATCTATCAAAACTCTCTTTTTTAGATTTTTCCAATAATCACTTTTCTGGAAATGTTCCTTCTTCTCTACTCACCATGCCTTTCCTGTCAATTCTTGGTTTGAGCCAAAACCACTTCATCGACTCTCTTGAAACTATAAATTGCTCTTCATCATCTAAGCTTGAAACATTATACCTTGACCATAACCATCTCAGTGGTCTAATCCTAGAGCCTCTCTCAAAATTAACCAACCTCAGATACCTCTACCTAGATTCTCAGAACACAACCAACCCAATCAACTTTGCCTCCTCCTTGGGCTTCAACTCTTTAGAAACACTGTATCTTTCCGGAAATGCTATATCAAGGCTTAATACCGGATCACCAAATTTGAAGACACTATTATTGGATAACTGCAACCTCAACGAGTTCCCCACATTTATTAAAAACCTACAGAAGCTGGAATATTTGGATATTGCAAACAACAGACTCAAAGGAGAAGTGCCTAATTGGTTATGGAGTATGCCTTCTTTGGTTTATTTGTATCTGTCTCACAACTCCCTCGATAGCTTTGAAGGCTCTCCCAAAATGCTTCTCAATTCGTCGCTTAGAGAGTTAGATCTGAGGTCAAATGATTTTCGAGGATCTCTTCCTATTATTTCACCAAGATTGAGGTTCATGCTTGCATCAAATAATAGTTTCACAGGAGACATTCCTCTTTCATTGTGCAACCAAAGCTACCTAGGCGTCCTTGATCTATCTCACAACAATTTCAGTGGTTCAATTCCTCGATGCTTGATTACATCAGAAGTAGAAGCACTGAATCTCCGAAACAACAATCTCATTGGGAGACTGCCAGACACATTCCACAAAAATAGCTCACTAATATCCCTTGACGTCAGCCACAATCAGATAACTGGGAAGCTTCCAAGGTCTCTTACAAATTGCACATACCTAGAGTATCTAAACGTAGAGGGCAATAGAATCGTGGACACCTTTCCGTTTTGGCTGAAGGATCTATGGTATCTACAAGTCATCGTCTTACGATCAAACATGTTCCATGGTCCTATCTATTCTCCTCATCATCATCTATCATTTCCTCAACTGCAGATGGTTGACATATCACGTAACAAATTCACCGGAAGGCTACCACAAGATTACTTTGTCACTTTGAGTATACCCTTGATCAGTATTCCCCAAAAGGAAAGAGAGCTGAGTTACTTGGGAGATCATTACTGGTATCTGAATAAGTATAACCTTTCCATGTATTTGAGAAACAAGGGAATAAACATGGAGCTGGAAAAGATCCTTGAGACCTACACAGCCATTGATTTCTCTGAAAACAATCTTGGAGGACAGATTCCAGAATCCATAGGCCTTTTGAAGTCTCTTATTGTGCTCAACTTATCCAACAATGACTTCACAGGCCATATTCCATCATCTTGGGCTTATCTCACGAGCCTCGAGTCACTAGACCTATCTCAGAACCAACTCACTGGAAAAATCCCGCAGGAGCTAGCAACCCTCTCGTTCTTGGAGTACATCAACGTTTCACATAACAAACTCACGGGCCAGATACCACACTCCACGCAGATTGGTGGACAGCCTAAATCATCTTTTGAAGGGAATCTCAATCTTTGTGGTCTTCCTCTTGAGGAGAGTTGCTTTGGGGACAAGGCACCATCAACACCAGAGGCACAAGAGCCAGAACCTCCAAAGCAAGAGCAAGTGTTGAACTGGAAAGCAGCGGCAATAGGATATGGCCCTGGAGTCTTGTTCGGACTGGCGATTGGACAGGTCCTTTATTCGTACAAACCGGTGCTGTTCTTCAAGTTGTTTCGCATATGA
- the LOC106308029 gene encoding uncharacterized protein At1g04910-like isoform X1, which produces MRRLGSHRIHGRMVANLSIGVIVLLICTLSLLFSANVGRDREPARSSKLEISVLLVVIMWWKSCGRVLSLVVGDHLLLHDLTGLVCSSHVFDLSYGGDEWLSSCSV; this is translated from the exons ATGCGAAG ATTAGGGAGCCACCGGATTCACGGGAGGATGGTGGCGAATCTCTCAATCGGAGTTATAGTTCTACTCATCTGTACTCTCTCGCTTCTCTTCTCAGCTAACGTCGGTCGCGATCGCGAGCCTGCGCGTTCATCTAAG CTGGAGATATCAGTTCTTCTTGTGGTAATAATGTGGTGGAAGAGCTGTGGGAGAGTGCTGAGTCTGGTGGTTGGAGACCATCTTCTGCTCCACGATCTGACTGGCCTCGTATGTTCATCTCATGTTTTTGACCT CTCCTACGGAGGAGACGAATGGCTATCTTCGTGTTCGGTGTAA
- the LOC106308029 gene encoding uncharacterized protein At1g04910-like isoform X2: MRRLGSHRIHGRMVANLSIGVIVLLICTLSLLFSANVGRDREPARSSKLEISVLLVVIMWWKSCGRVLSLVVGDHLLLHDLTGLLLRRRRMAIFVFGVMVV, from the exons ATGCGAAG ATTAGGGAGCCACCGGATTCACGGGAGGATGGTGGCGAATCTCTCAATCGGAGTTATAGTTCTACTCATCTGTACTCTCTCGCTTCTCTTCTCAGCTAACGTCGGTCGCGATCGCGAGCCTGCGCGTTCATCTAAG CTGGAGATATCAGTTCTTCTTGTGGTAATAATGTGGTGGAAGAGCTGTGGGAGAGTGCTGAGTCTGGTGGTTGGAGACCATCTTCTGCTCCACGATCTGACTGGCCTC CTCCTACGGAGGAGACGAATGGCTATCTTCGTGTTCGGTGTAATGGTGGTTTGA